From Bombus vancouverensis nearcticus chromosome 15, iyBomVanc1_principal, whole genome shotgun sequence, the proteins below share one genomic window:
- the ND-23 gene encoding NADH dehydrogenase (ubiquinone) 23 kDa subunit: MTFLKTIQPGLKLFQTSTKILNVPVRTKYYFISPEKSKFVDNVTNRSMFLEIIRGIGITLSNFFSEPATINYPFEKGPLSPRFRGEHALRRYPSGEERCIACKLCEAICPAQAITIEAEERADGSRRTTRYDIDMTKCIYCGFCQEACPVDAIVEGPNFEFSTETHEELLYNKEKLLSNGDRWESEIASNIYADHLYR, translated from the exons ATGACATTCTTGAAAACTATACAACCAG gtttaaaattatttcaaacttCCACGAAAATCTTAAATGTACCTGTACGaactaaatattattttatttccccGGAGAAGTCAAAGTTTGTTGATAATGTAACAAACAGATCAATGTTTCTAGAAATCATACGTGGTATTGGAATTACACTTTCTAACTTCTTTAGTGAACCTGCAACAATAAACTATCCTTTTGAAAAGGGTCCCTTAAGTCCAAGATTCAGAGGTGAACATGCATTAAGAAG ATATCCTTCAGGTGAAGAAAGATGTATTGCATGCAAATTATGTGAAGCAATTTGTCCAGCACAAGCAATCACTATTGAAGCAGAGGAAAGAGCAGATGGATCCCGCCGTACAACAAGATATGACATAGACATGACAAAATGTATATATTGTGGATTCTGTCAAGAAGCTTGTCCAGTGGATGCAATCGTGGAG GGTCCAAACTTTGAATTTTCAACAGAAACACATGAAGAGTTATTGTACAACAAAGAAAAGTTGCTGAGTAACGGAGACAGGTGGGAATCAGAAATTGCTAGTAATATTTATGCGGATCATTTGTATCgctaa
- the LOC117160513 gene encoding vacuole membrane protein 1 isoform X2 gives MLENTTAIRRVKDSAPVNGAQQNVEEKKSSAPFSGDLNNLDNELYLDSEHLTLWQHPITTLNYFFRELFNNIFSLGRKALHYKKTVWSIVSIITLFLILSRISGPHQQILKAWETKIIWWLYWIGLGVLSSVGLGTGLHTFVLYLGPHIAAVTMAAYECGALNFPEPPYPDQIICPTTIDPMWTAGILNIMRKVRIEAMLWGAGTALGELPPYFMARAARTSRQNNRNEEFDQEDLKELEALEALENGENVSLLIRLKLIMKHFVQKAGFWGILACASIPNPLFDLAGLTCGHYLIPFWTFFGATLIGKAIIKMHIQQLAVIIAFNEELLDKFIKLLAIVPFIGSKFQEPLKKYLIQQKEKLHDKTSMDGATTISWLFDKFVMLMICYFLVTIIHALARNYHRKRTKECTD, from the exons ATGTTGGAAAATACCACTGCCATTCGACGTGTGAAGGATTCGGCACCTGTTAATGGTGCTCAACAAAATGTAGAAGAGAAAAAATCATCTGCACCATTTTCAGGAGATTTAAATAATTTGGACAATGAATTATATTTAGATTCTGAACATTTAACTTTGTGGCAGCATCCAATTACCACATTGAATTATTTTTTCCGagaactttttaataatatatttagctTAGGGAGAAAGGCATTGCATTACAAAAAGACAGTATGGAGCATAGTATCAATAATTACATTATTTCTGATATTGAGTAGAATTTCTGGTCCACATCAACAG ATATTGAAAGCATGGGAGACAAAAATAATTTGGTGGTTATATTGGATAGGTTTAGGTGTCCTTTCCAGTGTAGGTCTTGGTACAGGTTTACACACTTTTGTACTGTATCTAGGACCACATATAGCAGCTGTCACAATGGCTGCATATGAATGTGGCGCTCTCAATTTTCCTGAACCACCATATCCTGATCAAATAATATGTCCAACAACAATTGATCCAATGTGGACAGCAGGAATATTAAATATCATGAGAAAAGTACGCATAGAAGCTATGCTTTGGGGTGCTGGTACTGCACTTGGTGAACTACCACCATATTTTATGGCTAGGGCAGCTCGAACTAGCAGACAAAATAATAGAAATGAAGAATTTGATCAAGAAGATTTAAAAGAATTAGAagctttagaagctttagaaaatGGAGAAAATGTTTCATTATTAATTCGACTAAAGCTAAttatgaaacattttgtgcAAAAAGCTGGATTCTGGGGAATTCTTGCCTGTGCTTCA ATCCCCAATCCATTGTTTGATCTTGCTGGCTTGACATGTGGTCATTACTTAATTCCATTTTGGACATTTTTTGGAGCTACACTTATAGGAAAGGCGATTATAAAAATGCATATTCAACAACTTGCAGTAATTATAGCTTTCAATGAAGAACTTTTAGATAAATTCATAAAACTGCTGGCAATTGTACCATTTATTGGTTCGAAATTTCAAGAGCCATTGAAAAAGTATCTTATTCAACAGAAAGAAAAATTGCATGATAAAACGTCGATG gATGGAGCAACAACAATTTCATGgttatttgataaatttgtaatGTTGATGATATGTTACTTTTTAGTAACAATTATTCATGCGTTAGCAAGGAATTATCATCGTAAACGAACTAAAGAATGTACTGATTAA
- the LOC117160513 gene encoding vacuole membrane protein 1 isoform X1: MNNQLGSIMLENTTAIRRVKDSAPVNGAQQNVEEKKSSAPFSGDLNNLDNELYLDSEHLTLWQHPITTLNYFFRELFNNIFSLGRKALHYKKTVWSIVSIITLFLILSRISGPHQQILKAWETKIIWWLYWIGLGVLSSVGLGTGLHTFVLYLGPHIAAVTMAAYECGALNFPEPPYPDQIICPTTIDPMWTAGILNIMRKVRIEAMLWGAGTALGELPPYFMARAARTSRQNNRNEEFDQEDLKELEALEALENGENVSLLIRLKLIMKHFVQKAGFWGILACASIPNPLFDLAGLTCGHYLIPFWTFFGATLIGKAIIKMHIQQLAVIIAFNEELLDKFIKLLAIVPFIGSKFQEPLKKYLIQQKEKLHDKTSMDGATTISWLFDKFVMLMICYFLVTIIHALARNYHRKRTKECTD, from the exons ATG AATAATCAGTTAGGAAGTATCATGTTGGAAAATACCACTGCCATTCGACGTGTGAAGGATTCGGCACCTGTTAATGGTGCTCAACAAAATGTAGAAGAGAAAAAATCATCTGCACCATTTTCAGGAGATTTAAATAATTTGGACAATGAATTATATTTAGATTCTGAACATTTAACTTTGTGGCAGCATCCAATTACCACATTGAATTATTTTTTCCGagaactttttaataatatatttagctTAGGGAGAAAGGCATTGCATTACAAAAAGACAGTATGGAGCATAGTATCAATAATTACATTATTTCTGATATTGAGTAGAATTTCTGGTCCACATCAACAG ATATTGAAAGCATGGGAGACAAAAATAATTTGGTGGTTATATTGGATAGGTTTAGGTGTCCTTTCCAGTGTAGGTCTTGGTACAGGTTTACACACTTTTGTACTGTATCTAGGACCACATATAGCAGCTGTCACAATGGCTGCATATGAATGTGGCGCTCTCAATTTTCCTGAACCACCATATCCTGATCAAATAATATGTCCAACAACAATTGATCCAATGTGGACAGCAGGAATATTAAATATCATGAGAAAAGTACGCATAGAAGCTATGCTTTGGGGTGCTGGTACTGCACTTGGTGAACTACCACCATATTTTATGGCTAGGGCAGCTCGAACTAGCAGACAAAATAATAGAAATGAAGAATTTGATCAAGAAGATTTAAAAGAATTAGAagctttagaagctttagaaaatGGAGAAAATGTTTCATTATTAATTCGACTAAAGCTAAttatgaaacattttgtgcAAAAAGCTGGATTCTGGGGAATTCTTGCCTGTGCTTCA ATCCCCAATCCATTGTTTGATCTTGCTGGCTTGACATGTGGTCATTACTTAATTCCATTTTGGACATTTTTTGGAGCTACACTTATAGGAAAGGCGATTATAAAAATGCATATTCAACAACTTGCAGTAATTATAGCTTTCAATGAAGAACTTTTAGATAAATTCATAAAACTGCTGGCAATTGTACCATTTATTGGTTCGAAATTTCAAGAGCCATTGAAAAAGTATCTTATTCAACAGAAAGAAAAATTGCATGATAAAACGTCGATG gATGGAGCAACAACAATTTCATGgttatttgataaatttgtaatGTTGATGATATGTTACTTTTTAGTAACAATTATTCATGCGTTAGCAAGGAATTATCATCGTAAACGAACTAAAGAATGTACTGATTAA
- the Hacd2 gene encoding 3-hydroxyacyl-CoA dehydratase 2 isoform X1, with product MADILTPFVYWAQTEQQITLKVDLTDTWHVKVHMNENKLRVTVYGQGARGLNEYGFSLDLHSSINVEESNYKVTARQVDFTLGKKCPAWWPRLTSQPQKPSWLKIDFDKWTSEDLDDNEDERRDVCSDYPDMYDKLHEEEFGYRKEDFKKVYLIIYNLCQFVGFIYILTVMGITYSRDGPASMKETYVAVGNAMKFIQLIQFLEVMHSLFGYTKSSTFVTFVQVGGRAFILFIMIEAEPRMQTKPVVFYLFLVWSIVEVFRYPYYLTQLLKIEISFLTWLRYTIWMPLYPLGFLCEGIIILRNIPYFEETQKFTVSLPNSWNFAFHFPSFLKIYLLIFCLPFMYMLMSRMNQIRYKKLGKSRLKKKYA from the exons atggcAGATATTTTAACTCCATTTGTATATTGGGCTCAAACAGAGCAACAAATTACATTAAAGGTAGACTTGACTGATACTTGG CATGTTAAAGTTCACATGAATGAGAACAAATTAAGGGTTACTGTTTATGGACAAGGCGCGAGAGGTCTTAATGAATATGGATTTAGCTTGGATTTACATTCATCTATTAATGTTGAG gAAAGTAATTACAAAGTAACAGCTCGACAAGTTGATTTTACATTGGGTAAAAAGTGTCCTGCTTGGTGGCCAAGATTAACTAGTCAACCACAAAAGCCATCATGGctgaaaatcgattttgataAATGGACAAGCGAAGATTTAGATGATAACGAAGATGAAAGACGAGATGTATGCAGTGATTATCCCGACATGTACGATAAACTTCATGAAGAAGAGTTTGGTTATAGAAAAG AAGATTTCAAAAAAGTGTATCTAATTATCTATAACCTTTGTCAATTTGTTGGTTTTATCTATATTCTAACTGTAATGGGAATTACGTATTCGCGAGATGGACCAG CATCTATGAAAGAAACTTATGTAGCTGTTGGGAATGCAATGAAATTTATACAACTTATACAATTTTTAGAAGTTATGCATTCATTATTTGGTTACACTAAGAGTAGTACATTTGTAACATTTGTACAAGTGGGAGGCAgagcatttattttatttattatgatcGAGGCTGAACCACGTATGCAAACGAAACCAGTTGTCTTTTATCTTTTCCTTGTATGGAGTATAGTAGAAGTATTTAGGTATCCTTATTATCTCACGCAATTACTTAAAATCGAGATTTCATTTTTAACATGGCTAAGATATACAATATGGATGCCTTTATATCCATTAGGCTTCCTTTGTGAAGGGattataatattaagaaatatcCCATATTTTGAAGAGACGCAGAAGTTTACTGTTTCTTTACCAAATTCTTGGAATTTTGCATTTCATTTTCCATCGTTTTTAAAGATATATTTACTCATATTCTGTTTACCCTTTATGTACATGCTGATGTCTCGCATGAatcaaatacgttataaaaagTTAGGCAAATCTAGGTTGAAAAAAAAGTATGCGTGA
- the Hacd2 gene encoding 3-hydroxyacyl-CoA dehydratase 2 isoform X2: MADILTPFVYWAQTEQQITLKHVKVHMNENKLRVTVYGQGARGLNEYGFSLDLHSSINVEESNYKVTARQVDFTLGKKCPAWWPRLTSQPQKPSWLKIDFDKWTSEDLDDNEDERRDVCSDYPDMYDKLHEEEFGYRKEDFKKVYLIIYNLCQFVGFIYILTVMGITYSRDGPASMKETYVAVGNAMKFIQLIQFLEVMHSLFGYTKSSTFVTFVQVGGRAFILFIMIEAEPRMQTKPVVFYLFLVWSIVEVFRYPYYLTQLLKIEISFLTWLRYTIWMPLYPLGFLCEGIIILRNIPYFEETQKFTVSLPNSWNFAFHFPSFLKIYLLIFCLPFMYMLMSRMNQIRYKKLGKSRLKKKYA, encoded by the exons atggcAGATATTTTAACTCCATTTGTATATTGGGCTCAAACAGAGCAACAAATTACATTAAAG CATGTTAAAGTTCACATGAATGAGAACAAATTAAGGGTTACTGTTTATGGACAAGGCGCGAGAGGTCTTAATGAATATGGATTTAGCTTGGATTTACATTCATCTATTAATGTTGAG gAAAGTAATTACAAAGTAACAGCTCGACAAGTTGATTTTACATTGGGTAAAAAGTGTCCTGCTTGGTGGCCAAGATTAACTAGTCAACCACAAAAGCCATCATGGctgaaaatcgattttgataAATGGACAAGCGAAGATTTAGATGATAACGAAGATGAAAGACGAGATGTATGCAGTGATTATCCCGACATGTACGATAAACTTCATGAAGAAGAGTTTGGTTATAGAAAAG AAGATTTCAAAAAAGTGTATCTAATTATCTATAACCTTTGTCAATTTGTTGGTTTTATCTATATTCTAACTGTAATGGGAATTACGTATTCGCGAGATGGACCAG CATCTATGAAAGAAACTTATGTAGCTGTTGGGAATGCAATGAAATTTATACAACTTATACAATTTTTAGAAGTTATGCATTCATTATTTGGTTACACTAAGAGTAGTACATTTGTAACATTTGTACAAGTGGGAGGCAgagcatttattttatttattatgatcGAGGCTGAACCACGTATGCAAACGAAACCAGTTGTCTTTTATCTTTTCCTTGTATGGAGTATAGTAGAAGTATTTAGGTATCCTTATTATCTCACGCAATTACTTAAAATCGAGATTTCATTTTTAACATGGCTAAGATATACAATATGGATGCCTTTATATCCATTAGGCTTCCTTTGTGAAGGGattataatattaagaaatatcCCATATTTTGAAGAGACGCAGAAGTTTACTGTTTCTTTACCAAATTCTTGGAATTTTGCATTTCATTTTCCATCGTTTTTAAAGATATATTTACTCATATTCTGTTTACCCTTTATGTACATGCTGATGTCTCGCATGAatcaaatacgttataaaaagTTAGGCAAATCTAGGTTGAAAAAAAAGTATGCGTGA
- the Hacd2 gene encoding 3-hydroxyacyl-CoA dehydratase 2 isoform X3 has protein sequence MNENKLRVTVYGQGARGLNEYGFSLDLHSSINVEESNYKVTARQVDFTLGKKCPAWWPRLTSQPQKPSWLKIDFDKWTSEDLDDNEDERRDVCSDYPDMYDKLHEEEFGYRKEDFKKVYLIIYNLCQFVGFIYILTVMGITYSRDGPASMKETYVAVGNAMKFIQLIQFLEVMHSLFGYTKSSTFVTFVQVGGRAFILFIMIEAEPRMQTKPVVFYLFLVWSIVEVFRYPYYLTQLLKIEISFLTWLRYTIWMPLYPLGFLCEGIIILRNIPYFEETQKFTVSLPNSWNFAFHFPSFLKIYLLIFCLPFMYMLMSRMNQIRYKKLGKSRLKKKYA, from the exons ATGAATGAGAACAAATTAAGGGTTACTGTTTATGGACAAGGCGCGAGAGGTCTTAATGAATATGGATTTAGCTTGGATTTACATTCATCTATTAATGTTGAG gAAAGTAATTACAAAGTAACAGCTCGACAAGTTGATTTTACATTGGGTAAAAAGTGTCCTGCTTGGTGGCCAAGATTAACTAGTCAACCACAAAAGCCATCATGGctgaaaatcgattttgataAATGGACAAGCGAAGATTTAGATGATAACGAAGATGAAAGACGAGATGTATGCAGTGATTATCCCGACATGTACGATAAACTTCATGAAGAAGAGTTTGGTTATAGAAAAG AAGATTTCAAAAAAGTGTATCTAATTATCTATAACCTTTGTCAATTTGTTGGTTTTATCTATATTCTAACTGTAATGGGAATTACGTATTCGCGAGATGGACCAG CATCTATGAAAGAAACTTATGTAGCTGTTGGGAATGCAATGAAATTTATACAACTTATACAATTTTTAGAAGTTATGCATTCATTATTTGGTTACACTAAGAGTAGTACATTTGTAACATTTGTACAAGTGGGAGGCAgagcatttattttatttattatgatcGAGGCTGAACCACGTATGCAAACGAAACCAGTTGTCTTTTATCTTTTCCTTGTATGGAGTATAGTAGAAGTATTTAGGTATCCTTATTATCTCACGCAATTACTTAAAATCGAGATTTCATTTTTAACATGGCTAAGATATACAATATGGATGCCTTTATATCCATTAGGCTTCCTTTGTGAAGGGattataatattaagaaatatcCCATATTTTGAAGAGACGCAGAAGTTTACTGTTTCTTTACCAAATTCTTGGAATTTTGCATTTCATTTTCCATCGTTTTTAAAGATATATTTACTCATATTCTGTTTACCCTTTATGTACATGCTGATGTCTCGCATGAatcaaatacgttataaaaagTTAGGCAAATCTAGGTTGAAAAAAAAGTATGCGTGA
- the LOC117160518 gene encoding putative peptidyl-tRNA hydrolase PTRHD1: MSVLVQYVVVRGDLLATMKWPIGAVIAQACHACTAVTHLFYNDNYTQAYLANLDAMHKVVLEIPDETSLNNLCLTLTNENIDHKVWIEQPDNIPTCLATKPYPKDKVKSYFKKYKLLKL; this comes from the exons ATGAGCGTGCTAGTTCAATATGTGGTGGTACGAGGAGATCTTCTGGCGACAATGAAGTGGCCCATCGGCGCAGTTATAGCTCAAGCATGCCATGCGTGTACTGCTGTTACTCATCTTTTTTATAATGACAATTACACACAAGCCTACCTTGCCAATTTAGATGCTATGCACAAAGTTGTCTTGGAA ATTCCAGATGAGACCAGTTTAAACAATTTATGTTTAACATTGACAAATGAGAACATTGATCATAAGGTCTGGATTGAACAGCCTGATAATATTCCAACGTGTTTGGCAACAAAACCTTACCCAAAGGATAAAGTAAAATCATATTTCAAGAAATATAAGTTACTTAAATTGTAA